The Halobellus sp. MBLA0158 genome has a window encoding:
- a CDS encoding DUF7114 family protein codes for MDDAVRVRDAAREAVEDIEPDQLREVLFDRLADAPMTPAVLALVSARAPESGTDTDADGLAERAAGVQLIYEGLRLTRSLSHDEPWTGGIEGDIDADLDILAADVLVSRGFYLLARTDAADRAVKVVRAFGRDQTLRRGDGADRDALDRNLEADVFALAVVAGMTAVGETPSPALLEYAAELAGDCDAGDGLRPADDAFSESTAERIASLSAVGGGSNDRVPSSATDS; via the coding sequence ATGGACGACGCCGTGCGGGTTCGCGACGCCGCCCGCGAGGCGGTCGAGGACATCGAACCGGACCAGCTCCGGGAGGTGCTGTTCGACCGCCTCGCAGACGCGCCGATGACGCCGGCCGTCTTGGCGCTGGTGAGCGCTCGCGCACCCGAGAGCGGAACGGACACCGACGCCGACGGGCTCGCAGAGCGGGCCGCCGGCGTCCAGTTGATCTACGAGGGACTGCGGCTCACCAGGTCGCTCTCGCACGACGAGCCCTGGACGGGGGGGATCGAGGGGGACATCGACGCCGATCTGGACATCCTCGCGGCCGACGTGCTCGTCTCGCGGGGGTTCTACCTCCTCGCGCGGACCGACGCCGCCGACCGCGCGGTCAAGGTGGTCCGCGCGTTCGGCCGCGATCAGACCCTCCGGCGCGGCGACGGCGCCGACCGCGACGCGCTCGATCGGAACCTCGAAGCCGACGTGTTCGCCCTCGCGGTCGTCGCCGGGATGACCGCCGTCGGCGAGACGCCCTCGCCCGCGCTCTTGGAGTACGCCGCCGAACTGGCCGGGGACTGCGACGCCGGCGACGGGCTCCGCCCGGCCGACGACGCCTTCTCGGAGTCGACCGCCGAGCGCATCGCGTCGCTGTCGGCGGTCGGCGGCGGCTCGAACGACCGCGTCCCCTCCTCGGCGACCGACTCGTGA
- a CDS encoding riboflavin synthase, translated as MFTGIVETTGTVVEATDDEGGRRLRIEPDRVGDGDGDGDGTADAEADASGPDFADLHHGQSISVSGVCLTVEDFRIEPTPQFEVFLAAETVEKTYLGDADAGDRVNLERALPAEGRFDGHLVQGHVDTVTEITGIERIGDDWVFEFDLPESVARYVVAKGSVALDGISLTVAERGPERFGVAIIPTTYDLTTLSTKSVGDPVHVEVDVVAKYVEQMVSGYADAVGE; from the coding sequence ATGTTCACCGGCATCGTCGAGACGACGGGCACCGTCGTCGAGGCGACTGACGACGAGGGCGGTCGCCGCCTGCGCATCGAACCCGACCGAGTCGGCGACGGCGACGGCGATGGCGACGGGACCGCGGACGCCGAAGCCGACGCGTCCGGCCCCGACTTCGCCGACCTCCACCACGGCCAGTCGATTTCCGTCAGCGGCGTCTGCCTCACGGTCGAGGACTTCCGCATCGAGCCGACGCCGCAGTTCGAGGTGTTCCTCGCGGCTGAGACCGTCGAGAAGACCTACCTCGGCGACGCCGACGCGGGCGATCGGGTGAACCTCGAACGCGCGCTCCCGGCCGAGGGGCGCTTCGACGGCCACCTCGTCCAGGGCCACGTCGACACCGTCACCGAGATCACGGGGATCGAGCGGATCGGCGACGACTGGGTCTTCGAGTTCGACCTCCCCGAGTCGGTGGCGCGCTACGTCGTCGCGAAGGGCTCCGTCGCGCTCGACGGCATCAGCCTCACCGTCGCCGAACGGGGCCCCGAGCGCTTCGGCGTCGCGATTATCCCGACGACCTACGACCTGACGACGCTCTCTACGAAGTCCGTCGGCGACCCCGTCCACGTCGAGGTCGACGTGGTCGCGAAGTACGTCGAGCAGATGGTCTCGGGCTACGCCGACGCGGTCGGCGAATAG
- a CDS encoding PrsW family intramembrane metalloprotease yields MQDRRDPIEEASDGSLDLYDVATWEVRTRVDWAAAVIWRVAAGSARVAVVLVAFLLLLGIGGLAALTDPEIGFLTALSAVPAIGLAAYVYSTDVTSSEPLSLLVATFLLGVLTANFAAVLNSLLRPYFQVLGFLGTALFFYLVVGPVEESVKLLAVRLYAYTDDRFDAVLDGAVYGAMAGLGFAVIENALYITRQIPPGRELDFGLGLIGIGGGITAVRALAGPGHVIYSAIAGYYLGLAKYNPGNRGPIVVKGLLLAALVHATYNTTVGIGTGIISVLTGLSGLAPYLVFVIIYDGIFGLFLLRKIQRYRDKYHEAHAPAANESDFESELTEFE; encoded by the coding sequence ATGCAAGACCGACGGGACCCGATCGAAGAGGCGTCGGACGGCTCGCTCGACCTCTACGACGTGGCGACCTGGGAGGTGCGGACCCGGGTCGACTGGGCGGCCGCGGTCATCTGGCGGGTCGCGGCCGGCTCCGCGCGGGTCGCGGTCGTCCTCGTCGCCTTCTTGCTCCTGCTCGGGATCGGTGGCCTCGCCGCCCTGACCGACCCCGAGATCGGCTTTCTCACCGCGCTGTCGGCGGTCCCCGCGATCGGGCTTGCGGCCTACGTCTACTCGACGGACGTCACGTCGAGCGAGCCGCTGTCGCTGCTCGTCGCGACCTTCCTGCTCGGCGTCCTGACGGCGAACTTCGCGGCGGTGCTCAACAGCCTCCTCAGGCCCTACTTCCAGGTGCTCGGCTTCCTCGGGACGGCGCTGTTCTTCTACCTCGTCGTCGGCCCCGTCGAAGAGAGCGTGAAGCTCCTCGCCGTGCGGCTCTACGCGTACACCGACGACCGCTTCGACGCCGTCCTCGACGGCGCCGTCTACGGCGCGATGGCGGGGCTCGGCTTCGCCGTCATCGAGAACGCGCTGTACATCACCCGGCAGATCCCGCCGGGCCGGGAGCTCGACTTCGGCCTCGGCCTGATCGGGATCGGCGGCGGCATCACCGCGGTGCGCGCGCTGGCGGGGCCGGGTCACGTCATCTACTCCGCGATCGCGGGCTACTACCTCGGGCTCGCGAAGTACAACCCCGGAAACCGGGGGCCGATCGTCGTGAAGGGGCTCCTCCTGGCGGCGCTCGTCCACGCCACGTACAACACGACCGTCGGGATCGGGACGGGGATCATCAGCGTCCTGACCGGGCTGTCCGGGCTGGCGCCGTACCTGGTGTTCGTGATCATCTACGACGGGATCTTCGGACTCTTCCTCCTGCGGAAGATCCAGCGGTACCGCGACAAGTACCACGAGGCGCACGCGCCGGCGGCCAACGAGTCCGACTTCGAGTCGGAGCTGACCGAGTTCGAATAA
- a CDS encoding DUF7532 family protein, with protein sequence MHFDQRTQAALREVGLSREEIREASDLVSEAVDRDADRLREFFETDVVYSDMDKAHSADEIHEHDVSFLDLFTHGSDLRGYLRFDSWGVPVEGGRILSEDVVELTLGPTVDGRVRFARDEDAL encoded by the coding sequence ATGCACTTCGACCAACGGACGCAGGCGGCGCTCCGCGAGGTCGGCCTCTCACGCGAGGAGATCCGAGAGGCCTCCGACCTCGTCAGCGAGGCCGTCGACCGCGACGCCGACCGACTCCGCGAGTTCTTCGAGACCGACGTCGTCTACTCGGATATGGACAAGGCCCACAGCGCCGACGAGATCCACGAACACGACGTCTCCTTCCTCGACCTGTTCACCCACGGGAGCGACCTCCGCGGCTACCTCCGCTTCGACTCCTGGGGCGTGCCGGTCGAGGGCGGTCGGATCCTCTCGGAGGATGTCGTCGAACTCACCCTCGGACCCACGGTCGACGGCCGCGTGCGGTTCGCCCGCGACGAGGACGCGCTGTGA
- a CDS encoding DUF402 domain-containing protein, which translates to MYTTAVTRLLLDAGHEVVQASEPIRERFDADFGDEAHDVAVATTDDRQGVGIQGDSDAVETVAAELESVGRDAFAWSDPTPPGAVFDAEVADTLGSGAVCDLGGSEGFLPYGETDDYVDAGDSIRVQVRESAPPWADRRATLGTDVHAEAGLATLVRGGDGITVDTRDDAAGRELAGMTEFLDTSVPDGWGLRWSHAATRAEMDALDASLSRAADRAERLDAVLGGANEGDSETPADALVAPAAGRWLWFGRESRFALDDARRAIETTMPGHHRTKAGSEAASAGVDLAEALCGRGIGGGSDDGTDFPFATVARQFGPVAGDRVEIVHGKPDGRAFSLGRGEVTDWDGDGTVAVERTLESSGTYDALGTSREPGDTALTKFREGRWWYPTVYRGEDGESKGTYVNVCTPVECFPDAVRYVDLHVDVVKRPDGTVERVDDDELDAAVASGTISEPLAEKARAVATSLERALSD; encoded by the coding sequence ATCTACACCACCGCCGTCACGCGGCTGCTCCTCGACGCCGGCCACGAGGTCGTCCAGGCGTCCGAGCCGATCCGCGAGCGCTTCGACGCCGACTTCGGCGACGAGGCCCACGACGTCGCGGTCGCGACGACGGACGACCGCCAGGGCGTCGGAATCCAGGGCGACTCCGACGCGGTCGAGACCGTCGCCGCCGAACTCGAATCGGTCGGCCGCGACGCCTTCGCCTGGTCGGATCCGACGCCGCCCGGCGCGGTATTCGATGCCGAGGTGGCCGACACGCTCGGCTCCGGGGCGGTCTGTGACCTCGGCGGGAGCGAGGGATTCCTCCCGTACGGCGAGACGGACGACTACGTCGACGCGGGCGATTCGATCCGCGTGCAGGTGCGCGAGAGCGCGCCGCCGTGGGCCGACCGCCGGGCGACGCTCGGCACCGACGTCCACGCCGAGGCGGGGCTCGCGACGCTCGTCCGCGGCGGCGACGGGATCACGGTCGACACGCGCGACGACGCGGCCGGGCGCGAACTGGCGGGGATGACGGAGTTCCTCGACACCTCGGTCCCCGACGGCTGGGGCCTGCGGTGGTCCCACGCCGCCACCCGCGCCGAGATGGACGCGCTCGACGCGTCGCTCTCGCGGGCCGCCGACCGCGCGGAGCGCCTGGACGCCGTGCTCGGTGGCGCCAACGAGGGGGACTCCGAGACGCCGGCGGACGCCCTCGTCGCGCCCGCCGCCGGCCGCTGGCTCTGGTTCGGCCGCGAGTCCCGCTTCGCGCTCGACGACGCCCGCCGCGCGATCGAGACGACGATGCCCGGCCACCACCGCACCAAGGCCGGCAGCGAGGCCGCGAGCGCCGGCGTCGACCTCGCGGAGGCGCTCTGCGGGCGCGGGATCGGCGGCGGTTCGGACGACGGGACCGATTTCCCCTTCGCGACCGTCGCCCGGCAGTTCGGCCCCGTCGCGGGCGACCGCGTCGAGATCGTCCACGGCAAGCCCGACGGCCGGGCGTTCTCGCTCGGCCGCGGCGAGGTCACCGACTGGGACGGAGACGGCACCGTCGCGGTCGAGCGCACCCTCGAAAGCAGCGGCACCTACGACGCGCTCGGGACCTCGCGCGAGCCCGGCGACACGGCGCTGACGAAGTTCCGCGAGGGCCGCTGGTGGTACCCGACGGTCTACCGCGGCGAGGACGGGGAATCGAAGGGGACCTACGTGAACGTCTGCACGCCCGTCGAGTGCTTCCCCGACGCCGTCCGGTACGTCGACCTCCACGTCGACGTGGTCAAGCGCCCCGACGGGACGGTCGAGCGCGTCGACGACGACGAACTCGACGCCGCGGTCGCATCGGGGACCATCTCCGAGCCGCTCGCGGAGAAGGCCCGAGCGGTCGCGACGAGCCTCGAACGCGCGCTCTCGGACTGA
- a CDS encoding translation initiation factor IF-2 subunit gamma, giving the protein MTQQTQQPEVNIGLVGHVDHGKTTLVQALSGSWTDQHSEEMKRGISIRLGYADATFRTVPGVDAPECYTVEETGPDGEETEVLRTVSFVDAPGHETLMATMLSGAAIMDGAVLVVSATEDVPQAQTEEHLMALDIIGIDNIVIAQNKIDLVDRERAVESYEQIQEFVSGTVAEDAPIVPVSAQQEVNIDLLIDAIEREIPTPERDETEDPRLFAARSFDINRPGTTWEDLSGGVVGGSVVQGKLSVDEELELRPGREVEEGGSSEWQPIETEIRSLQAGGQSVEEVRPGGLCGIGTGLDPSLTKGDALAGQVAGEPGTLPPTREQFTMDVELLDRIVGEDEGSVEEISTGEPLMLTVGTATTVGSVTSARSDEAEVALKRPVCAESGAKIAINRRVGARWRLIGVGTLQ; this is encoded by the coding sequence GTGACACAACAAACACAACAACCGGAGGTGAACATCGGACTCGTCGGGCACGTCGACCACGGGAAGACGACGCTCGTGCAGGCGCTGTCCGGCTCGTGGACTGACCAGCACTCCGAGGAGATGAAGCGCGGTATCTCCATCCGCCTCGGCTACGCGGACGCCACGTTCCGGACGGTTCCCGGCGTCGACGCGCCGGAGTGCTACACGGTCGAAGAGACCGGCCCCGACGGCGAGGAGACGGAGGTACTCAGAACGGTCTCGTTCGTCGACGCGCCGGGCCACGAGACGCTGATGGCGACGATGCTCTCGGGCGCGGCGATCATGGACGGCGCCGTCCTCGTCGTGAGCGCGACCGAGGACGTCCCGCAGGCCCAGACCGAAGAGCACCTGATGGCGCTGGACATCATCGGCATCGACAACATCGTCATCGCGCAGAACAAGATCGACCTCGTCGACCGCGAGCGCGCCGTCGAGTCCTACGAGCAGATCCAGGAGTTCGTCTCCGGGACCGTCGCCGAGGACGCGCCGATCGTCCCCGTCAGCGCACAGCAGGAAGTGAACATCGACCTCCTGATCGACGCGATCGAGCGGGAGATCCCGACGCCCGAGCGCGACGAGACCGAGGACCCGCGGCTCTTCGCGGCCCGCTCGTTCGACATCAACCGCCCCGGCACGACGTGGGAGGACCTCTCCGGCGGCGTCGTCGGCGGCTCCGTCGTGCAGGGCAAGCTCTCGGTCGACGAGGAGCTCGAACTCCGCCCCGGCCGCGAGGTCGAGGAGGGCGGCTCCTCGGAGTGGCAGCCGATCGAGACCGAGATCCGCTCGCTGCAGGCCGGCGGCCAGTCGGTCGAGGAGGTCCGCCCCGGTGGCCTCTGCGGCATCGGCACGGGCCTCGACCCGAGCCTCACGAAGGGCGACGCCCTCGCCGGACAGGTCGCGGGCGAGCCCGGGACGCTCCCGCCCACGCGCGAGCAGTTCACGATGGACGTCGAACTGCTCGACCGCATCGTCGGCGAGGACGAGGGGAGCGTCGAGGAGATCTCGACGGGCGAGCCGCTGATGCTCACCGTCGGGACCGCCACGACCGTCGGCTCGGTCACCAGCGCCCGCTCGGACGAGGCCGAGGTGGCGCTGAAGCGCCCCGTCTGCGCCGAGTCGGGCGCGAAGATCGCGATCAACCGCCGTGTCGGCGCGCGCTGGCGGCTCATCGGCGTCGGGACGCTCCAGTGA
- a CDS encoding PIN domain-containing protein, whose product MTTVILDTNALMMPVELDVRVFDELDRLVGADADLAVPRSVVAELEKLAESGNGTEATAASVGRDLVSRCRVVETGESYADDAVVELAEAEGDYALTNDRPLRDRLLERGVRVIGLRGRNTLEITEP is encoded by the coding sequence ATGACGACGGTGATACTCGACACGAACGCGCTGATGATGCCGGTCGAACTCGACGTCCGCGTCTTCGACGAGCTCGACCGCCTCGTCGGCGCCGACGCCGACCTGGCCGTTCCCCGCTCGGTCGTCGCCGAGCTGGAGAAGCTCGCCGAATCCGGGAACGGGACCGAGGCGACGGCCGCGAGCGTCGGTCGGGACCTCGTCTCGCGGTGCCGGGTCGTCGAGACCGGCGAGTCCTACGCCGACGACGCCGTCGTCGAACTCGCCGAGGCGGAAGGCGACTACGCGCTCACCAACGACAGGCCGCTCCGCGACCGGTTGCTCGAACGCGGCGTTCGCGTAATCGGTTTAAGGGGGCGAAACACATTGGAGATAACAGAACCATAA
- a CDS encoding DNA-directed RNA polymerase — MYKRVRLKDTVEVPPEHLADVTPQRVKRLLQDKLEGRMDEDVGSVVSVVDVHDIGEGTVLPGRAGVYYEAEFDAITFDPSMQEVVDGEVVEVVEFGAFVGIGPVDGLLHVSQISDEYLAYDGENQQLASTESNRTLGVGDSVRVRVVTKSIDERNPRDSKIGLTAKQPGLGKHGWLEADRQANTATTGAEGE; from the coding sequence ATGTACAAACGGGTACGACTCAAAGACACAGTCGAGGTGCCGCCAGAGCACCTCGCGGACGTGACGCCGCAGCGGGTCAAACGGCTCCTGCAGGACAAGCTCGAAGGACGGATGGACGAAGACGTCGGCAGCGTCGTCAGCGTGGTCGACGTCCACGACATCGGCGAGGGGACGGTGCTCCCCGGCCGCGCCGGCGTCTACTACGAGGCGGAGTTCGACGCGATCACCTTCGACCCCTCGATGCAGGAGGTCGTCGACGGCGAGGTCGTCGAGGTCGTCGAGTTCGGCGCGTTCGTCGGCATCGGGCCGGTCGACGGGCTGCTCCACGTCTCGCAGATCTCCGACGAGTACCTCGCCTACGACGGCGAGAACCAACAGCTCGCCTCCACCGAGTCGAACCGCACGCTCGGCGTCGGCGACTCGGTCCGGGTCCGCGTCGTGACGAAGAGCATCGACGAGCGCAACCCCCGCGACTCGAAGATCGGCCTCACCGCCAAGCAGCCCGGCCTCGGCAAGCACGGCTGGCTGGAGGCGGACCGCCAGGCCAACACGGCGACGACCGGCGCGGAGGGCGAATAG
- the spt4 gene encoding transcription elongation factor subunit Spt4 — protein sequence MAESRLACRECHYINHADAQACENCGSSSLTEDWAGYVVITHPERSEIAEEMNVNEPGGYALKVR from the coding sequence ATGGCGGAGTCCCGTCTCGCCTGCCGGGAGTGCCACTACATCAACCACGCCGACGCGCAGGCGTGTGAGAACTGCGGGTCGAGCAGCCTCACCGAGGACTGGGCGGGCTACGTCGTCATCACGCACCCCGAGCGCTCGGAGATCGCCGAGGAGATGAACGTCAACGAGCCCGGCGGCTACGCGCTGAAGGTCCGCTGA
- a CDS encoding GTP-dependent dephospho-CoA kinase family protein codes for MLSLPASLRSSFKEPFGPVYEDAEQLLSESGRPIVAVGDVVTYHLRQASHVPAVALVDGRTEREEVDAEIRDALADPEHRREVANKPGTLSEALLTALADAVADPEPVTIVVEGEEDLATLPAVLVAPEGATVVYGQPGEGMVAVAVTSEAKVEMRSLLSEMEGDVDGALAALGLAE; via the coding sequence ATGCTCTCGCTGCCCGCGAGCCTGCGGAGCTCGTTCAAGGAGCCGTTCGGCCCCGTCTACGAGGACGCCGAGCAGCTGCTCTCCGAATCCGGACGCCCCATCGTCGCCGTCGGCGACGTCGTCACCTACCACCTTCGGCAAGCGAGCCACGTCCCCGCGGTCGCGCTGGTCGACGGCCGGACCGAACGCGAGGAAGTCGACGCGGAAATCCGGGACGCCCTCGCCGACCCCGAGCACCGGCGCGAGGTCGCCAACAAACCGGGCACGCTCTCGGAGGCGCTCCTCACCGCGCTGGCCGACGCGGTCGCCGACCCCGAACCCGTCACCATCGTCGTCGAGGGCGAGGAGGACCTCGCGACGCTCCCGGCGGTGCTCGTCGCCCCCGAGGGCGCGACGGTCGTCTACGGCCAGCCCGGCGAGGGGATGGTCGCCGTCGCGGTCACGTCCGAGGCGAAAGTCGAGATGCGGTCGCTGCTCTCCGAGATGGAAGGCGACGTCGACGGCGCGCTCGCGGCGCTCGGCCTCGCCGAGTGA
- a CDS encoding 30S ribosomal protein S24e has translation MEIDIISEDENPMLHRSDVRFEIVHEEATPSRLSVRDSLAAKLNKDSDEVVIHELDTKFGMRKTVGYAKVYESPDFARDIEQDYMLDRNKIEADEGADAEAEEA, from the coding sequence ATGGAAATCGACATTATCTCCGAGGACGAGAACCCGATGTTGCATCGGTCCGACGTCCGGTTCGAGATCGTTCACGAAGAGGCGACGCCGTCGCGGCTCTCGGTCCGCGACAGCCTCGCGGCGAAGCTGAACAAGGACTCCGACGAGGTCGTCATCCACGAGCTCGACACGAAGTTCGGGATGCGGAAGACCGTCGGCTACGCGAAGGTCTACGAGTCGCCGGACTTCGCCCGCGACATCGAGCAGGACTATATGCTCGACCGGAACAAGATCGAGGCGGACGAGGGCGCCGACGCCGAGGCCGAAGAGGCCTGA
- a CDS encoding bifunctional N(6)-L-threonylcarbamoyladenine synthase/serine/threonine protein kinase, with translation MRVVGIEGTAWAASAALYDTDTEAVVIESDAYQPESGGIHPREAAEHMGSAIPEVVSAILDHADETSDGPGLDIDAVAFSRGPGLGPCLRVVGTAARSLAGTLSVPLVGVNHMVAHLEIGRHQSGFDSPVCLNASGANAHLLGYHDGRYRILGETMDTGVGNAIDKFTRHLGWSHPGGPKVERRAADGEYYDLPYVVKGMDFSFSGIMSAAKDAVDEGVPVEDVCAGLQETIFAMLTEVAERALSLTGTDELVLGGGVGQNRRLREMLESMCEQRGADFYAPDPRFLRDNAGMIAVLGAKMHAAGDTLSIPESSVDPDFRPDEVPVTWRGDAESVVRDPAVAGTIRGAEAVVTIEADRVVKERVPKAYRHPALDDRLRAERTRAEARLTSAARRSGVPTPVVYDVDPAEGTLVFQRVGDGDLAAALTADRCRDVGRHLATIHDAGFVHGDPTTRNVRVGDARTYLIDFGLGYHTGHVEDHAMDLHVFEQSVAGTAADPAPLLEAFEAGYAAVGDDAVRQRLRDVEGRGRYQ, from the coding sequence ATGCGCGTCGTCGGGATCGAAGGCACCGCCTGGGCCGCCAGCGCCGCGCTTTACGACACCGACACCGAGGCGGTCGTCATCGAGTCCGACGCCTATCAACCCGAGAGCGGCGGGATTCACCCCCGAGAGGCCGCCGAACATATGGGCTCGGCGATCCCCGAGGTCGTCTCGGCGATCCTCGATCACGCCGACGAGACGAGCGACGGCCCGGGTCTCGATATCGACGCCGTCGCGTTCTCGCGCGGTCCGGGACTGGGGCCGTGCCTCCGCGTCGTCGGCACCGCGGCGCGGTCGCTGGCTGGCACGCTATCGGTCCCGCTCGTCGGCGTCAACCATATGGTGGCGCACCTGGAGATCGGGCGGCACCAGTCCGGCTTCGACTCGCCCGTGTGTCTGAACGCCTCGGGCGCGAACGCCCATCTCCTGGGATACCACGACGGCCGCTACCGGATCCTCGGCGAGACGATGGACACCGGCGTCGGCAACGCGATCGATAAATTCACCAGACACCTAGGCTGGTCCCACCCCGGCGGGCCCAAAGTGGAACGGCGCGCCGCCGACGGCGAGTACTACGACCTCCCGTACGTGGTGAAGGGGATGGACTTCTCCTTCTCGGGGATTATGTCCGCCGCGAAGGACGCGGTCGACGAGGGCGTCCCCGTCGAGGACGTCTGCGCCGGCCTCCAGGAGACGATCTTCGCGATGCTCACCGAAGTCGCAGAGCGGGCGCTGTCGCTCACCGGGACCGACGAGCTCGTCCTCGGCGGCGGCGTGGGCCAGAACCGCCGGCTCCGGGAGATGCTCGAATCGATGTGCGAGCAGCGCGGGGCGGACTTCTACGCGCCCGACCCGCGGTTCCTCCGCGACAACGCGGGGATGATCGCCGTGCTCGGCGCGAAGATGCACGCGGCGGGCGACACGCTCTCGATCCCCGAGTCGTCGGTCGACCCGGACTTCCGGCCGGACGAGGTGCCGGTGACCTGGCGCGGCGACGCGGAGTCGGTCGTCCGCGACCCCGCGGTGGCCGGAACCATCCGCGGCGCGGAGGCGGTCGTCACGATCGAGGCGGACCGCGTGGTGAAAGAGCGCGTGCCGAAGGCGTACCGACACCCGGCGCTGGACGACCGGCTCCGGGCCGAGCGGACGCGCGCGGAGGCGCGGCTCACGAGCGCCGCGCGGCGGTCCGGCGTCCCGACACCCGTCGTCTACGACGTCGATCCGGCCGAGGGAACGCTCGTCTTCCAGCGCGTCGGCGACGGCGACCTGGCGGCGGCGCTCACCGCCGACCGCTGCCGCGACGTCGGGCGCCACCTCGCGACGATCCACGACGCGGGGTTCGTCCACGGCGACCCCACGACCCGGAACGTCCGCGTCGGCGACGCGCGGACGTACCTGATCGACTTCGGCCTCGGCTACCACACCGGCCACGTCGAGGACCACGCGATGGACCTCCACGTCTTCGAGCAGAGCGTCGCGGGCACCGCGGCCGACCCGGCGCCGCTGCTGGAGGCGTTCGAGGCCGGCTACGCCGCGGTCGGCGACGACGCCGTCCGGCAGCGACTCCGCGACGTCGAGGGCCGGGGCCGGTACCAGTAG
- a CDS encoding DUF5808 domain-containing protein, translating to MADKPKQGEILGIPYNFERPSIGRLLSSYWQPGEGMLVKKPFGIGYTLNLANWRSWIALVVVGALLWQEQQSGGSAETEDDEDEGPVEVIVD from the coding sequence ATGGCAGACAAACCGAAACAGGGCGAGATTCTCGGGATCCCGTACAACTTCGAGCGGCCGTCGATCGGCCGACTCCTCTCGTCGTACTGGCAGCCGGGCGAGGGGATGCTCGTGAAGAAGCCGTTCGGCATCGGCTACACCCTCAACCTCGCGAACTGGCGGTCGTGGATCGCGCTCGTCGTCGTCGGGGCGCTCCTCTGGCAGGAACAGCAGTCCGGCGGGAGCGCCGAGACCGAAGACGACGAGGACGAGGGGCCGGTCGAGGTCATCGTCGACTGA